The DNA segment GGGTGGCGCGGCGTGCCGGGACGAGCAGCGCGAGCGCGGCAGCCCCGAGCAGGACCACCACCACCAGCGCGAACGTCACCGGGTCCACCGCGCTCATCTCGTACAGCTGGCTGCGGATCAGGTTGGCGACGGCGAGGGAGCCCAGCATCCCCAGCACCACCCCCACCGCCACCAGGCGCAGCCCCTGGCGCAGCACGAGGCGCAGCACCTCGCCCGCCTGCGCGCCGAGCGCCATCCGCACCCCGATCTCCTGCGACCGGCGCGCGACGTCGAACGACATCACCCCGTAGATCCCCACCGCGGCGAGCACGAGCGCGACCGCGCCGAAGAGCCCCAGGAGCACCATGGAGAAGCGGCGAGGCCCGAGGGTGGCGCTCACGAGCTGCTCCATGGTCTGCACCCTCTCGATCGGCTGCTCAGGGTCCAGCTCTTGGACGGTGGCGCGCACCGCCCCCGCCAGCTGCGTCGGGTCGCCCGCCGTGCGAACCGCGAGGGTGAGCGTGGGGATCCCGTACTGCCGGAAAGGCACGTAGAGCTGCGCCCGGCCCTCCGATTCGAGCCCGTCCTGGCGCGTGTGCCCCACCACCCCCACCACCTCCACCCAGTTGGGCCCCGCATCCGTCGCGTCGAGGGAGATCCGCTTGCCGATCGGGTCCTGGCCGGGCCAGTACCGCTCCGCCATCAGCTCGTCCACGATCGCCACGCGTGGGGCGCCCCTCCGGTCCGCGTCGGTGAAGAACCGCCCGCGTCGGAGGGGGATCCGCAGCGTGCGGTGGAAGTCCGGGTACACCGTCCGGAAGTTCCCGTAGGGGCCGGTCTCGCCCTCCGGAACGGTGATCCCCTCCACGGTGAAGGAGCGGTTCCATCCACCCGTCAGGGGGACGGACGAGGCGGCGCCGGCCGACTGCACCCCCGGGAGCGCGGCCACCCGGGGGAGGAGCGCGTCGAAGAAGTTGATCCAGGCGGTGTCGTTCGGGTACTTGGCCTCCGGGAGCGCGATGTTCATCGTCACCACCCCGCGCGGGTCGAACCCGGGATCGACCTGCTGGAGACGGGCGAAGCTGCGCATCAGGAGCCCCGCGCCCGTGAGGAGCATCAGCGACAGCGCCACCTGCGCCACCACCAGCACGCGCCGCGTGGCGGCGCCGCGCCGGTCGGGGCCCCCGCTGCGCCCCCCCTCGCGCAGGGTGCTCTGCACGTTGGCGTGGCGGACCTGCATCATGGGGACGATGCCGAATGCGACCGCGGTGAGCAGCACCAGCGCGGAGGTGAAGGCGAGCACGGACGCGTCGATCGGGATCGTCTCCACCCAGAGCAGGTTCGGCGGCCTCAGCGTGGCCAGCAGCTGCAGCCCCCAGAAGGCCAGCGCCAGCCCCAGCAGGGCGCCGGCGGTCGAGAGGACCAGGCTCTCGACGAGGAACTGGCGGACGAGGTCGCCGCTTCGTGCGCCCAGCGCACTGCGGATGGCCACCTCGGTGCGCCGCGCCGCCGCGCGGGCGAGCAGGAGGTTCGCGACGTTGCCGCACGCGATGAGCAGGACGAAGCCCACCGCCCCGAGGAGCACCAGGAGCGCCGGGCGGATCGATCCGGAGAGCTGCTCGGTGAGGGAGCGGAGGCGGAGCGTCCAGTCCGGGGGATAGACGCTGGGGTACTCCCGCTTGATCCGCTCCGCCCAGGCAGCCATCGCGCGCTCCGCCGTCTCGACGCTCACCCCGGGCTTCAGGCGTGCGGTGAGCGCGAGGTATTCGCTCGCGCGGGCGCCGTCGGAGAGCTGCCCGGGGGTGAAGACGAAGGGGGCCCAGATCTCGACGTTCGGGTCGAGCGCGCTCCGGAAGCTCTGCGGCATCACACCCACGATCTCGTAGGCCTCGCCGTTGATCTGCACCGTCCTCCCCACCACGCCGGGGTCGCCGCCGAAGACCCGCTGCCATGTTCCGTGGCTGAGCACCACCTCGTTCTCGCGGGCGGCCGTTCCGGGCGCCGGCGGCTGGAGGGTACGGCCCAGCGCCGCGGGCACGCCGTAGGTCTCGAAGAACTCGGGCGACACCAGCGACCCCGTCAGCCGCTGCGCCTGCCCCTGGCCGGTGAGGTTCACCCCCCATCCCCCCTGCACCGACACGCTGCTGAAGAGCTGCGGCTGGCCCTGGAGGTCGCGGTAGGTGGGGGCGCCGACCCCGGCCTCCAGGTTGTTCAGCGAGGGGTAGAGGTGGGCCACGGTGACCAGCCGGTCCGGCTCCGCGAAGGGGAGCGGGCGGAGGAGCACGGCGTTCACGACGCTGAAGATCGCGGTGTTGGCGCCGATCCCCAGCGCGAGCGTGAGCACCGCGACCAGGGTGAAGCCCGGGCTGTGAGCGAGCGTCCGGAACGCGTAGCGGATGTTGCCGAGGAGCCTGTCCATTGGGCGCCGGGGTGCACGGGTGGGGATGCGCGGCTAGGCAGCGGGGCGCCGAAAGGGCAAGAAGCGGACGCGGTGGGCAGGTGGTGGCATGTGTATGCGGCGCAACGGCTTGCCGGAAAGCGGCGCTCTGGGCGGGGCCGAGCGGGTGTCCGGCTGTGGGACGGCGGCGTCCGCAACCGGACACCCGGGTGGCCCCGGCGGGCGGAATGCGGCTGGCGAGCGCGGTTGCGTCCCGTCCGAGGCCGCACATATGATGGGTGGCGGTCAGGCCGCGCCCGGGGCCGGCTCTTCCGGGGGCCCGCGCAGCCCGAAGCGCTCGATCAGCTCCGGGTAGCTGTCGGGCTGCATCTCCAGCCCGTAGCGCTCGCAGAGCGCGCCGAACTCCTCGGGGGCGACCTGCGTGATCCCGCCGCGGTCCACCAGCTCTTCGAAGAACCGCTCGAAGCCCGCCGGGGCGATGATCTCGAGGATCCGCGCCGGCTCGTCGCCCGCGTTCCAGAAGGTGTGCCACTGGTTGCGCGGCTTGAACACCAGGTCGCCGGGGCCGGCGAAGAGGACCTCGTCGCCGAGCAGGGCGCCCATGCGCCCTTCCAGGACGAAGCTGTACTCGTCCTCGCGCGTGTGCCGGTGCAGCGGCGCCGCGAGCGAGCGCGGGGGCATGGGGTGCTCGACGAGCGAGAACCCGCCGCCGGAGTCGTCGCCGCCGATCATGAACCGGACGCCAATGGTGCCGAGAAAGCCGGCCTTGCCGTCCTGCGGACCCACCACCTTCGCCGTAGTCGTCGCCATGATCGCCCTCATTGCTCGCGTGGGAGTGTAGGATCGCGGCCCCGCGCCGCTGTACGACCGGGAAGATGGGTGGAGGAGGCGGACCCGGGTATCCCAACTTTCTGGGGGGAGTCCGATGAGCGTGAGCATCTCGCAGGAAGAGGCCGTCTTTCGGAGCGTGAAGCGGGCCTGCTATGCCGGCCTGGACTCGGTCACGCTCCGTGCGGAGGTGGCACGCCGGATCGCGCGGCTGGTCCCCTACGAGGCCTACTCGTTCGCGACGACCGATCCCGACACCGGACTCCTCACCCATGCGCTCGGCGAGGGGATGCCGGAGGGCCTGGCCCGCGCCTACGTCGGCGTGGTGTATCCCTACGAGCAGGCGGTGCTGATGCTGGACCGTGTCCGCTCCGGCGATACCGTCGCGAAGGCCACGTCGGAGCTGTTCACGGACGTGCTCCGCGAGGAGGGCGTGGAGCACGAGCTGAACACCATCCTTTGCTCGGGAGGGGATCTCCAGGGCTTCCTGTGCCTGCTCCGGGAGAGCCGTTCCAGCGGATACGACGAGCGCGAGATGCGGTTCATGCGCCGCATCGCCCCGCACCTCGCCCGGGGGCTCGTCGCTGCGGCAACGGTGGATGCAGCCGTGGCCGAGCAGGCGGCGGGTGTGCGGCACGAGATGACCCGCGGGCACGCCGGGCCGGGAGTAGTGGTGCTCGACGCGGGCGGGCGGGTCACCCTTCGGAACACCCCGGCATCCGCGCAGCTGGAGGACCTCGCCGACGTGGGCGTGTCCACGGGGGAGGCACCGTCCGTACTCGTCAGCGCGGTCGCCCTGCTCTACGTCCGGAAGCAGCGGCCGGGCGCGGAGACGGACGACGCCCCCCAGGACGCCGCGCTCCGGGTACGCGGCCGGTCGGGGCGCTGGTACACCCTTCGTGCCTCGGCCACGGAGCCGGGAGCGGCGGGCGAGTCCTGCACCATCGTCACCATCGAGCCCGTCGGCTCGGGCGAGATGGCCGAGATCCTGACGCGGCTGTACGGCCTGTCTCCGCGTGAGCGGGAAGTGCTGGCGCTCACCGCGCGCGGCGAGTCCACCAAGGCGGTGGCCGCCCGGCTCGGGCTCTCCGTCTACACCGTCCAGGACCACCTCGGGAACGCCTGCACGAAGGCGGGAGTGCGTGGCCGCAAGGCGCTTCTGGCCAAGCTCTTCTTCGACGGCTACGCGCCAGCGTTGTTCTGACCGTCGACGGGCCGGCGCGCGTCCGGCCCATCCTCGCGAGTGGGCCCGTGCGCTCGAGGCCGTTGCGATCGCAAATCCTCCAGCGCATCTTCGCTCCACGGGTCCGGAGTCCGGTCGATCACCCACTCCCCGGAGCATCGCATGCGGCGCCTCCTCCCCGGGCTGATCCTCGCGCTCGCCCTCCCCGTCGGCGCCCCCGCGCAGGGCGGTGCCCGGCCCGCGTCCGCGGAGTGCATCGCCGACCTCGACTCGCTGGAGACGGTCGTCCGGCGCGACTACTCCGGCTTCCGCACCAAGGCGCAGCAGCGCGCGTCCGGGCTCGCCGCGGTGACGGACAGCGTCCGCGCCGCGGCGCGCGCCGCGCCCGATCCGGACGCGTGCACGGCGGCGCTGCAGCGCTGGATCGCCTGGTTCCGTGATCCGCACATGGAGGTCTGGGAGCCGAAGCCGCGCCCGACGGCCGGCCAGGACGGTGCCGCCCGGCCGAGCGCCCCACCCGAAGATCCGCGCCGCCCGTCGCTCCGCTTCGCCGACGACAGCACGGCGGTGCTGCGGCTGGGCGACTTCGGCGACCGCTACAAGCCCGCCATCGACAGCCTGGTCGCCGCGCACCGGGCGCGGCTCCTGGCGACGCCGTACCTGGTGGTGGACGTGCGCGAGAACGGGGGCGGCTGGACGGGATCGTACGAGAGCGTCCTCCCCCTGCTCTACACCCGCCCGATCCTGGTGCACGGGATGGAGGCCTGGGCGTCGGAGGGGAACGTCGCCTACATGCGCGAGATGCTGGCCTCCGACCGCGCCGAGGGGATCAAGCGGGTGATCCGCGACCTGCTCCCGAAGATGGAGGCGAGCCGGGACCGGTTCGTGACCATCAGCGAGGACCGGGAGATCCGCCTGGACACGGTGCACCCCATGCCGCGGGCGGTCGCGGTGCTCACCAGCCGGCGGTGCGCCAGCAGCTGCGAGCAGTTCGTGCTGGACGCGCGGCAGAGCGACAAGGTGACGGTGATCGGGACAGAGAACACGCGCGGCATGCTGGACTACGGCAACTCCCGCCGCGTGCAGCTCCCCTCCGGGAAACGGGTGCTCCAGGTGCCCACCTCCCGCTCCCGGCGGCTCCCGGACGACCCCCTGGACGTGGTGGGGATCGCGCCGGAGGTGCGGGTGCCGGAGGACGAGCCGGACCCGGTGGAGTTCGCGCGGCGGCATCTCCGCTCCCGGTCCTGAGTGGCTCCGGCGAGCCCTTTCCCCGACCCATCCACTCCACGCACCCTCCGCATGCACCCGCCTCTTCCGCGACCCGCGGCGCACCGCCGCTCTACCTCGTTCCGTCGGATGCTCATCCTGGCGCCGGCCGTGGCCGTCCTCGCCGGGTGCACCGGGGACCTGCTCACCCCCGAGCGGGTGATGGGCGTGTACCAGCTGAAGGAGGTGGATGGAAAGCCGCTCCCGGTGGTGTGCGGCTGGACCGCGGTGCACGCCGCCTCCATCGAGCTCCGCTCGGA comes from the Longimicrobiaceae bacterium genome and includes:
- a CDS encoding helix-turn-helix transcriptional regulator, giving the protein MSVSISQEEAVFRSVKRACYAGLDSVTLRAEVARRIARLVPYEAYSFATTDPDTGLLTHALGEGMPEGLARAYVGVVYPYEQAVLMLDRVRSGDTVAKATSELFTDVLREEGVEHELNTILCSGGDLQGFLCLLRESRSSGYDEREMRFMRRIAPHLARGLVAAATVDAAVAEQAAGVRHEMTRGHAGPGVVVLDAGGRVTLRNTPASAQLEDLADVGVSTGEAPSVLVSAVALLYVRKQRPGAETDDAPQDAALRVRGRSGRWYTLRASATEPGAAGESCTIVTIEPVGSGEMAEILTRLYGLSPREREVLALTARGESTKAVAARLGLSVYTVQDHLGNACTKAGVRGRKALLAKLFFDGYAPALF
- a CDS encoding S41 family peptidase, which translates into the protein MRRLLPGLILALALPVGAPAQGGARPASAECIADLDSLETVVRRDYSGFRTKAQQRASGLAAVTDSVRAAARAAPDPDACTAALQRWIAWFRDPHMEVWEPKPRPTAGQDGAARPSAPPEDPRRPSLRFADDSTAVLRLGDFGDRYKPAIDSLVAAHRARLLATPYLVVDVRENGGGWTGSYESVLPLLYTRPILVHGMEAWASEGNVAYMREMLASDRAEGIKRVIRDLLPKMEASRDRFVTISEDREIRLDTVHPMPRAVAVLTSRRCASSCEQFVLDARQSDKVTVIGTENTRGMLDYGNSRRVQLPSGKRVLQVPTSRSRRLPDDPLDVVGIAPEVRVPEDEPDPVEFARRHLRSRS
- a CDS encoding ABC transporter permease → MDRLLGNIRYAFRTLAHSPGFTLVAVLTLALGIGANTAIFSVVNAVLLRPLPFAEPDRLVTVAHLYPSLNNLEAGVGAPTYRDLQGQPQLFSSVSVQGGWGVNLTGQGQAQRLTGSLVSPEFFETYGVPAALGRTLQPPAPGTAARENEVVLSHGTWQRVFGGDPGVVGRTVQINGEAYEIVGVMPQSFRSALDPNVEIWAPFVFTPGQLSDGARASEYLALTARLKPGVSVETAERAMAAWAERIKREYPSVYPPDWTLRLRSLTEQLSGSIRPALLVLLGAVGFVLLIACGNVANLLLARAAARRTEVAIRSALGARSGDLVRQFLVESLVLSTAGALLGLALAFWGLQLLATLRPPNLLWVETIPIDASVLAFTSALVLLTAVAFGIVPMMQVRHANVQSTLREGGRSGGPDRRGAATRRVLVVAQVALSLMLLTGAGLLMRSFARLQQVDPGFDPRGVVTMNIALPEAKYPNDTAWINFFDALLPRVAALPGVQSAGAASSVPLTGGWNRSFTVEGITVPEGETGPYGNFRTVYPDFHRTLRIPLRRGRFFTDADRRGAPRVAIVDELMAERYWPGQDPIGKRISLDATDAGPNWVEVVGVVGHTRQDGLESEGRAQLYVPFRQYGIPTLTLAVRTAGDPTQLAGAVRATVQELDPEQPIERVQTMEQLVSATLGPRRFSMVLLGLFGAVALVLAAVGIYGVMSFDVARRSQEIGVRMALGAQAGEVLRLVLRQGLRLVAVGVVLGMLGSLAVANLIRSQLYEMSAVDPVTFALVVVVLLGAAALALLVPARRATHVDPLSAMRAG
- a CDS encoding cupin domain-containing protein; protein product: MATTTAKVVGPQDGKAGFLGTIGVRFMIGGDDSGGGFSLVEHPMPPRSLAAPLHRHTREDEYSFVLEGRMGALLGDEVLFAGPGDLVFKPRNQWHTFWNAGDEPARILEIIAPAGFERFFEELVDRGGITQVAPEEFGALCERYGLEMQPDSYPELIERFGLRGPPEEPAPGAA